The Arachis hypogaea cultivar Tifrunner chromosome 14, arahy.Tifrunner.gnm2.J5K5, whole genome shotgun sequence genome has a segment encoding these proteins:
- the LOC140178781 gene encoding zinc finger BED domain-containing protein RICESLEEPER 2-like: MPKVGGENVDSTNVGTTPGATPTNPAPSTVDTDEEDGKDEANEEMHEFISKIRNAIRYVRASPSRMNRFKNFIKEARIQDKCTVQLDVSTRWNSTYTMLESGLKFQKAFKRLGERDTEYALMQGGIPRNIDWDNAKYFMEFLKIFHDVTKSVSGSLFVTSQYFHEFCKILRVLKASCGSRDPLLGSMAERMNLKYDKYWGNIKNINMMIFVAVVLDPRYKLKFVNFSFEKLYDKDDANFLGEK; this comes from the exons ATGCCTAAAGTTGGGGGTGAAAATGTTGATTCAACTAATGTGGGCACAACTCCGGGAGCAACTCCTACAAATCCAGCTCCAAGCACTGTGGACACTGATGAAGAGGATGGCAAGGATGAAGCCAATGAAG agatgcatgaatttatTAGCAAGATAAGAAATGCTATTAGATATGTGCGTGCTTCCCCTAGTCGCAtgaataggttcaaaaatttcaTTAAGGAAGCTAGAATACAAGACAAGTGTACTGTTCAACTCGATGTTTCCACTAGATGGAACTCTACATACACCATGCTTGAAAGTGGTTTAAAATTTCAAAAGGCGTTCAAGAGGCTAGGGGAGAGAGATACAGAATATGCTCTAATGCAAGGTGGTATTCCGAGGAATATTGATTGGGACAATGCAAAATACTTTAtggaattcttgaaaatttttcatgaTGTTACAAAGAGTGTGTCTGGTAGTTTGTTTGTGACTTCTCAatattttcatgagttttgtAAGATTTTGCGAGTGCTCAAGGCTTCTTGTGGTAGTCGAGATCCATTACTTGGGAGTATGGCTGAGAGGATGAACCTTAAGTATGACAAGTACTGGGgtaacataaaaaatatcaatatgatgatttttgttgCTGTGGTCCTTGATCCTAGATACAAGTTGAAGTTTGTGAACTTTAGCTTTGAAAAGCTATATGATAAGGATGATGCTAATTTTTTGGGTGAAAAGTGA
- the LOC112740698 gene encoding uncharacterized protein encodes MVIMIMGSERGWKKGSWTHEEDKLLTEYVTLHGECRWSSVAKFTGLNRSGKSCRLRWVNYLRPGLKKGQLTPMEEGIIFELHAILGNKWSTIARYLPGRTDNEIKNYWRTHFKKKEDSKHNNKKLKKRRSKVTKEQVVMEDTNKSNNNENTKSYDDETKENYYNDQHNNMGFIYPNNNPTMLLEQQQSFPLMHQDYLSSPSWPDTTTADYDAFLWFSLWDFDVPQGFEEHVNNLTKYVLPNQATFGDGGTPMQK; translated from the exons ATGGTGATTATGATAATGGGTTCAGAGAGAGGGTGGAAGAAAGGGTCATGGACTCATGAAGAGGACAAGTTGCTCACTGAATATGTCACCTTGCATGGGGAGTGTAGGTGGAGTTCTGTGGCCAAGTTCACAG GTTTAAATAGGAGTGGCAAAAGTTGCAGGTTGAGATGGGTGAATTATTTGAGGCCTGGTCTCAAGAAGGGTCAATTAACACCAATGGAAGAAGGAATAATATTTGAATTGCATGCTATTTTGGGAAACAA GTGGTCAACAATAGCAAGGTACTTGCCAGGTAGAACTGATAATGAGATAAAGAACTATTGGAGAACCCACTTCAAAAAGAAAGAGGATTCCAAGCATAATAACAAGAAGCTAaaaaagagaagatcaaaggtgaCAAAAGAGCAAGTAGTAATGGAGGACACCAACAAAagcaataataatgaaaataCCAAATCCTATGATGATGAGACAAAAGAAAACTACTACAATGATCAACACAATAATATGGGGTTTATTTACCCTAATAATAATCCAACAATGTTATTAGAGCAGCAACAAAGCTTCCCTTTGATGCACCAAGATTATTTGTCATCACCTTCATGGCCAGACACTACAACAGCAGATTATGATGCCTTCTTGTGGTTTAGTTTATGGGACTTTGATGTACCACAAGGCTTTGAAGAACATGTTAACAACCTCACCAAATATGTGCTCCCAAACCAAGCTACCTTTGGTGATGGAGGGACTCCcatgcaaaaataa
- the LOC112744633 gene encoding protein DOWNY MILDEW RESISTANCE 6, protein MEAMDDMLLANWVNLHHSSINVPSSYLQPPETRPGTLFISSGKTIPVVDLEEHHHHHHADIINQILKASEEYGFFQVINHGVSRDLMDDVLNIFKEFHSMPSKEKLNECSKDPNRSCKLYTSGENHRRDAVHYWKDTLTHPCPPSREYIKYWPNKPSNYRKVVGKYTEEVRKLGLKILEMLCEGLGIRKEYFLSGGLSENPSLVVHHYPPCPDPTLTLGLAKHRDPSIITILLQDKNVRGLQVLKDHEWFGVDPIPYAFVVNIGLLFQIISNGRLIGAEHRVVTNLRNARTSVAYFMNPSKESIIEPANDLLVNASTQQTIYKSMSYEEFRTNFFHKGPKVESELHN, encoded by the exons atggaAGCCATGGATGACATGCTCCTAGCTAATTGGGTTAATCTTCATCATTCTTCCATAAACGTGCCCTCATCTTACTTGCAACCACCGGAAACTAGACCAGGTACACTCTTCATCTCTTCCGGTAAGACCATTCCGGTCGTCGATCTTGaggaacatcatcatcatcatcatgctgaCATCATAAACCAAATTTTGAAAGCTTCTGAGGAGTATGGATTTTTCCAG GTTATCAATCATGGAGTTAGCAGAGATTTAATGGATGATGTGCTGAACATATTTAAAGAATTTCATTCCATGCCATCAAAGGAGAAGTTAAATGAGTGCTCAAAGGACCCAAATAGAAGTTGCAAACTCTACACAAGTGGTGAGAACCACAGAAGAGATGCTGTTCATTATTGGAAGGACACATTAACACATCCTTGTCCTCCTTCAAGAGAATACATCAAATATTGGCCTAATAAACCATCAAATTACCG CAAGGTTGTAGGGAAATATACCGAAGAAGTGAGAAAATTAGGACTCAAAATTTTGGAGATGTTATGTgaaggattaggaattaggaaaGAATATTTCTTAAGTGGTGGACTAAGTGAAAATCCTTCATTGGTTGTTCATCACTATCCTCCATGCCCTGATCCAACTCTAACATTGGGATTAGCCAAACACCGTGACCCTTCCATTATCACAATTCTGCTTCAAGACAAAAACGTTCGTGGACTTCAAGTTCTCAAGGATCATGAATGGTTTGGTGTTGATCCTATTCCCTATGCTTTTGTTGTTAACATTGGCCTCCTTTTTCag ATAATTAGTAATGGAAGGTTGATTGGTGCGGAACACCGGGTTGTGACAAATTTAAGGAATGCACGAACATCTGTTGCTTATTTCATGAACCCATCAAAAGAAAGCATCATAGAACCTGCAAATGATTTATTGGTCAACGCAAGCACCCAACAAACTATATACAAATCCATGTCATATGAAGAGTTTCGTACAAATTTCTTCCACAAGGGTCCCAAAGTTGAATCAGAGTTACACAACTAG